TTACCTCCGGCAAAGCGACTGTCGAGGGTGTGGCCCCTGTCGCGGCAGTCGCTCCGGAGAGGGTGGTTACCCTTGCCGCAGCCGTCGAGGAGGGGTCGTTGCACCCCATAGGGCGCGCCATCTGCGACCATGCGCGGCGGCAGGGACTGATGCACCCCGTGGGGGAGCAGCTATTCACGGTGCCGGGAGGTGGGGTGCTGGGGAGGGTCGGTCCGGAGAAGGTGCTGGTGGGGAGCCTCCCCTTTCTCATCAGCAACGGAGTGGAGGGATCTCCGGAGAAGAGTGCCGCCGCCCCCGGGATAACGACAGTGCACGTCGCCTTCAATCAGCGCTATGCCGGAGCGATCAGCGTCAGCGACCCGGTACGTCGCGAGGCGCAGGCGCTCGTTTCGTACTTCAAGGGTCACGGCATCCGGACGCTGCTTCTGAGCGGGGACAGTTGTCAGACGGCTGCGGGGGTGGCGAGACAGGTGGGGATAGAGGAGGTGCTGGGGGAGTTTTCCCCGGCGGCCAAGGCGCGCCACCTGGAGGAACTTCACGCGGCGGGGGAGACGGTCCTCATGGTGGGGGACGGCATAAACGACGCTCCCGCCCTTGGTGCCGCAGCGGTCGGGTGCGCCGTGGCCGGAGGGACAGACATAGCGATCGAGACTTCCGACCTCGTGCTGGCGCGCCCGGACCTTGAACGGCTGGCGAGGGCGCACCGCCTGGCGCGGCGGACGATGAGCGTAGTGCGTCAGAATCTTCTGTGGGCCTTCGTGTACAACATGGTGGGGATACCGCTTGCCATGAGCGGGCGTCTGACCCCCGTCTATGCCGCGGCAGCAATGGCTCTGAGCTCGCTTTGCGTGGTCGGAAATTCTCTGAGGCTATTGGGGGGAAGGAATGGATGAATCGCTCTTGCTATTGATGCTCCTTTCGCTTCTCCTTGGCTCGGCCTGCTGGCTCGTCTTTCTGTGGGCGGTGAAAAAAGGGGAGTTCGACGACATCGAGCGGCCGAAGCATCGGATGCTCGACGATGATGAGTAAGCGGCTGCACTACCCGGCCGTTACCTGTAGGCCGGGATAAGCCGTAGGCGTTCCCGGCATATCTCCGGCACCTGCCGGAAACGCTGCGCTTATTCGGCCCACATTCCACCCCGCGTTCCCGGCAAAAAACCGAGCACCGCGAGAAAGGATCCTTCAATGACCGTCATCTGGCTTTCACTTCTTGCAGGGCTCGCCGGCAGTTTCCACTGTATCGGGATGTGCGGCGGCATCGTTGCCGCGCTCTCCCTCAGAGGGGAAGACTCGTCCCTCCGGCACACCCTTCACCGCCAGATCTGCTACCACTCGGGGCGAGTCACCACCTACACCGTACTTGGCGCCGCTGCCGGATGGATCGGAGGCTCCCTCAACGCCTCCGTCCTCAACTCCGCCTCCTCCTGGCTCTTCATCGCCGCCAACCTCTGCGTCATCGCCGCAGGCCTCGGCACCGCGCTGAAACTGGACCGCCTGAACCTCTCCGCACTCGAAGGTGCCGGAGGGCGCCTCCTGGCCCGTCCCCTGCGGCGAGTCATGACGAGCACCTCCCCTCTGGCGGCTTTTCCCCTGGGGGCGATCCTCGGTTTTCTCCCCTGCGGCCTCGTCTACGCACCACTTCCCGCCGCAGCGGCGGCGGGGACTCCGCTCATGGGAGCCGCGATCATGGGTGCCCTCGGGCTCGGCACCACCCCCGCTCTTCTTCTTTGCGGCGGCGCGTCTTTTGCCGCCTCCGGCGCCGTGCGCGGGGCGATGGCGCGCTGCGCGGGGGTCGCGGTGGCACTTATGGGCAGCGCCGCACTCTGGCGCGTCCTCAGCAGAGCCTGCCCGCACTGCGGATTGTAAGGGGGAGAGTGGACCAGGAACAAGTACGTTGTTGCCACGAAGCAGTGCACGAGCCCTCCCGTCCCCCCCTTTGCGAAGTTTCATCCGCAAATTCAGGGGAAACTCGACCAGACCGTCCCCTCCCCCTTGGCGGGGGAGGGACAGGGTGGGGGGGAAGGTGCCACCAGCCCACCATATGGCAGCTTCACCCACCCCCTGCCCCCCTCCCGTCAAGGGAGGGGGGATCTTCAAGACGCTGGCTCCCAGGAATTCCCGGATGATCCTTCGCGAAGGGGGGGCGTTTTCAAGGAGGGGTTGGGTACAAAGGGAGAGGGAGTGCTCCTTACAGACCTGCTACAACCACGCCGTCTTTCAGGTAGATCGTGCGGTCCGAGTAGCGGCAGTTATCAGGATTGTGCGTCACCATGACCACGGTCTGCCCCGAGTCGTTCAGCTCCCGGAAAAGCGCCATCATCTCGTCGCTGGTCTTCGAGTCGAGGTTCCCGGTCGGCTCATCAGCAAAGAGGATGTGCGGCGAGTTAACCACGGAGCGCGCTATCGCAACCCTCTCCTGCTCGCCGCCTGAGAGCTGGCTCGGCAGCCTGTCCGTCTTCTTCCCGAGACCTACCCGCTCCAGCGCCGCTTTGGCGGCAGCCTTCTTCTCCGCAGGCTTCATCTCCGCGATCACCAAGGGGAGCATGACGTTCTCCAGCGCAGTGAGGTACGGGATGAGGTGAAAGGACTGGAAGACGAAGCCAAGCTTCGTGGCGCGGAAATCGGCCAGCTTCTCCCCCGGGAGGTCGTACAGCTTCACTCCGGCGATCTCCACCTTTCCGCTGGAGGGGTGGTTCATCCCCCCCAGCACCGACAGCAGCGTGCTCTTCCCGGAGCCGGACTGCCCCATGATGGTGACGAACTCTCCGCTCTCTATGGCGACGTTGATGCCGTTTAGCGCCTGCACCGTGTCCGCCCCGCTCAGGTACTCTTTTTTCACATCGTGCACTTCTATCAAAGCCATTGAAATAACTCCCGTATCTAGAGCGCCCGCAGCGCTTCGGTGGGGTCCATGTTGGAGGCGTGCAGTGCGGGGTAAAGGCTCGCGAGCATCCCGAGGAGGAGACTGAGACCGACCGCGCCATAGGCCACCGTCGTATCCCATACCAGGAGCGCCCCCTTGCTCTCCGCCATGAAGGGGAGGGCAAGCTTCGCACCGGCCATTCCCGCTCCGTACCCCAGCACCCCCGCCAGCAGGCTTATCAGCGCCGCTTCCAGAAGGATGATGCGCATGATGTGGCTCTTCCTGAAGCCGATCGCCCGGAAGACGCCGATCTCCACCGTGCGCTCATTGACGCTTCCCATCATGGTGACGAAAACGATCAGCGAGCCGATGAGGACAACCACACCGGCCATGGCGTAGGAGAAGCGCTTGAACTGGTCGAGCGCACGCAGCCTCCCCTCGACGACCTGCTGGATGGCGCTGACCTTCACCTCCGGCAGCTTCTCGGCGATCTGATTCACCATGTCGGAAATCGGGCACCCCGAGCAGAGCGCGGCGACCTCCACGAGGGTGATCTTCCCCTTCTTGCCGAGAAGCTCCTGCGCCTTCCCGAGCTGGGCAAAGACGAGGGCGTCGTCCTGTGAGCCGGTCTGGTCAAGGACCCCGGCGACCTTGAAGCTCTGACCTTTTATCTCCAGGGTGTCACCGGGCATGACGTTGAAGACCTTCGCGGCGTCGCTCCCCAGAAGAAGATCGTGCGCCCCCTTCGGCGACTCCCCGAAGACCTTCCACCACTGCTTCAGGCGCAGTTCCTTCTCGAAAAGGACCCCCACCAGCATGGCGTCGTGGGTCCCCACCCGCACGCTCCCGAGGACCTTAGGAGCGATGGCGGAGATGTTCTTGCTGTTCTTGATGGTGGCGATCTGCGCCAGGTCCTCCTCCCGGATCTCCTTCTGGTCGAAGGTGACCGCGCCGAGGCTGATGCCGCCGTAACTCATGGAGAGCCCGCTGCTTTGCGGAGTGAGCAGGATGTTTGCCCCGAACTCCTCCATCTTCCGTTCGATGTCGCCGGACATGGAGCGTGTCAGGGTAACGAGGGTCACGATGGTGGCTATCCCCACCATAAGGCCGATAGTGAGGAACGCCATCTTCCCCTTGCGCCGCTTCAGGTTGTTTACCGATATGTTGTGCAGTTTCATGCGGTTTTTTCCCGTCCTCTCTAGAAGAAGCGCTCTCCGGTTCTCAAGTCGGTCACCTTCACCGTCACGTTTTTCGCGTCCACCCTGGCAGGGAGGGGGGAGGGGTTGCACCCCCCCCCGGACTCGGCGCCGATGCGGGTGATTTCGAACTTCTTGTTGCAGTTCTTGCAGGTCATGGCGGTGCCGTCCTGTACGTACCCTTTCTTCTCATGGAAGCAGACGTCGCAGGCGTCAAAGGCGGTGTGCAGCACCCCGTCCGTCCCCTTCACGATGAAGAACTTGAGGTCCTTCCCTTTCTCCGACCAGGAGTAGAAGTGCGCCTTCCCGTCGGAGACCTTCGCAACGGGGATGATGACCTCACCCCTTACCGGCTGCACCTTCTCATGCTTCCCGAGGCCGGGGAGGGTGAAGGCGAAAGCGGTGGCGCAGACAAGGAGGAGTCCCACGGTGAGACCTCCCCATTTCAGGTTATTCGACGTCCTTTTCATGTTACCTCCGTAAGTTCTCGTGCCGAGTCGGCACTAGCGTGTGCCTTTGAAAAAACTCCCTTGGCAATACAAGTTGCGTGCCATGGGGTGGGTATGGCGTGGAGCCGCACCAGAGGGGGCGTGACGGAACAGGGAAAGGTTGTGCAGCTGGAGAGTGAGGAATATTCCGCAGGTCGTGTGGAATTTTGTACAGCGATTGCAGCGGCGGGGAGAGCGCCGCAGCAGTCCGGTCGTGGTCTATGCCACCTCGTCCCTGTAGCGCTGGCGCACCGCCTCGAACTCCTTCTCGCCGACGTTCAGAAACGCCTCCACCGCTGCCGGATCGAAGTGGCTGCCGCTTTTCTCCCGGATCAGCCGGGAGGCTTCCCGGTGGGTGACGGCGCTGTGGTAGGGGCGGTCGGAGGTGACGGCATCGTAGACGTCAGCCACCATGAAGAGGCGCGCCCCGAGCGGGATGGCGTCGCCGCGCAGGCCACGGGGATAGCCGCTCCCGTCCCAGCACTCGTGGTGCGCGTACACGAGCTCCGCCGCCTCCCTGAGGAAGGTGATCCTCTTCACGATACCGTACCCGACCTCCGGGTGCCGGCGCATTACCGCCCACTCCTCGCCGGAGAGCCCCTCCCTCTTCAGTAGAACATGATCGGGGACGGCGATCTTCCCCACGTCGTGCAGGAGGGCGCCGAAGCCGATGTCGCGCACCTCCTTTTCCGGAAGATCAAAGGTGCCGGTGAGAAGCTGGGTGTACTCACGCACCCGCTGCGAGTGCATCCGCGTGCTGTGCTCCCGGAGATCGAGAGCGGAAACGAGGGAGAGAAGGGTCTCTTCGTTGGCGTTGGCGACCTCCCCGAGAAGGAGGCGCTGACGCTCCAGGAGCCACGCGGGAACGAGCCCCACCACCCAGAAACTCGCCAGCTCCCCTATCAGGGTCGCCTGCTCCATGAGGCTCCCCGGCCAGTTGAGGGCGCTGTGGACGCAAAAGATGGCGCTTACGAGGAAGGCAAAGGATATTGCCCCGCGCACCCCGAACCACGCCGCGGCAATGAGCGGCGGGAGGTAAAAGAGCTTGCGCAGCACGATATGCATCTCGTGGTAGTAGAGGGGCTCCGTGGGGAGCATGAAGTGCATGAGGGCGGTGACGCCGGTGAGGAGAAGCAGAAGCGCCATCCTCTTCCGTTCCCCCTTCTCTGTCAAAAGAGTCATGGTCCCTCCGCATCGATGGTCGCCGATCCGGCGACCTTCACCTGTATCGTGAATTCGGCCCCCTCCCCCACGTTGCGGGCGGTTACCTTCCCCTTCAGGTTCTTCTCGATGATGTTCTTCGCCATGTACAGCCCTATACCGGTCCCCTTGTCCGGCCCCTTCGTGGTGAAGTACGGATCGAAAATCTTCTCGAGGATCTCCTCCGGAATGCCGCCGGCGTTGTCGGAGACGCGGACGACGGCGCTGCTCTCCTCGGTCTCCACCGCTACCGTCACCCTCTTCTCCCGCCCCGCGTTCCTCTCCAGGAGGGCGTCCCTCGCATTGAAGAGGAGGTTGAAAAGGACCTGCGAGAACTCGTTCTGGTATCCGGTAATGACGGGGTCACCCCGGAGATCGACCTGCAGCTCGATCTCCAGCGCGGCGAAGCTCTCCCGCACCAGCGACAGCGTCCTCTCCAGCACCTCCCGGACGTGGAAGGGGATCTTCTCCTTGTCCGGCCGCACGAGGTTTCTGAAGTCGTCGATGGTGCGCGACATGTAGGTGATCACCTCCATCGCCTTTGCCACCGTCTCGTCCAGGTACTCGGAGGTGAAGGTTCCGATGTCGTACATGACCGGAAGCTCCTGCACCATCAGCCCGAGGACGTTCAGAGGCTGGCGCCACTGGTGGGCGATGTTGCTGAGCATCTCCCCGAGGGCTGCCTGGCGGCTCTGCAGGATCAGCATCCTTTCCTGCTCCCTCAGCCTTTCCAGCGCCTCGATGCGCCCCTCGGTCTCCACCGCGACCGCCCGGTACGCCTCCTGCAATTCCTGGTTTTGCAGGCTCAGCTCCTTCTGGCTGCGCAGCAGCTCCTCGGTCCGCTGCGCCACCCGCATCTCCAGTTCCTCCTTCCCCTTCTTGAGATCCGCCATGAGCTCCGTGTTGCGGATGCTGATCCCGATGACGGAGGCGATCCCCATGATGAGGCTTATGTCGCTCTCCATGAGCGGCTTCTTCCTCTTCACGTTGTCGACCGCCAGTACCCCTACCGACTCCTCTTCGATGATGATCGGAGCGCAGATGAAGGAGGAAGCACCAAGCCCCCTCTGCAATGCGAAACTGCGGCGGGAGATACCCTCGTCCCCGTTCTCCAGGCTGTTCACCAGGAAGGGGCGCTGCTCGCGGAAGGTTCTGGCGAGGATGGTGAGGGCGCGTGGCCGGTCCACGCGGAACGGGAGGCGGCTGATCCGGTGCAGCTGTGCCGCGCTGTAGCCGAAACTCCCCTGCACCTGCAGTCTCTCCCGGCCCCGGTCCGAGAGGAGGATCATGCCGCGGTCGTAATCGAGGCGCCGCGCCATCGCCTCGATGACCCCCGAGAGGACCTCGCGGGTGCTGCTGTAGCTCCCGAGGCCGCGCCCGATCTCGTTCAGGAGGAGCGCGTTGTTGTAGTTCAGGTCGATCTGGGTCAGGAGCTCGTCGATCGACTCCCTGGTACTGTTCACACTCGCTCTGAGGGCCTTCTTCTCGCTCCGTTCCGTGAAGATGGCGATGATGAGGGCAAGGCAGAACGATGCGAGGAGCACCTCGCGCAAAAGCACCCAGGTCCCGAAGAGGACGGTGATCAGGTTTGCGAGAAGAAGGACGATGAAGGCATAGTCCCTGAATTTGCGCAGGTAGCCGAAAAAGGTCTTCTCCCAGGTCACCACATAGCGGCAGACCGGGTCGCCGCGGAACATGCACTCCGGATGCTGGACCTGGGGGAGGTGGATATCCTGGGGGAGCCGCAGGACATCGGGGATCTTTCTGTTGAAGATGAGAACGATCGCCTCGAAGAAGCCGATGCGGTTCTCGCACTGGAACGGGCGCTCCAGCCCCGGCGCGACGGGGGTGACCACGACCTCCACCTTGTTGGAAGAGATCTTTCGCGACTCGTAGCGGGAGGACCTGGTGATGTTCGCGCTGGCGCTGTTGATCATCTTGAAGGTGCTCGCCGCGTCGATGAGCCCCAGTATGTAGTGCCTCATCGCCCCGAGCGCCACGGGGGATGCGGCGAAGCGCCCCGCCTCCCTGGCGATGTGCGGGTTGCCGGTCAGCTGCACCAGCTTCTCGTGGAAGCGGTCTACCTGGTTCTGGGTGAACCAGTGCGACTGGTCCGCGACCTCGTACTCCTTGATGCCGGCGTAGCTTAAGAGCTCCTTCAGGTCGACGTAGCTGTACTTGCGCTTGATTACCTGCAGGTAGGAGTTCATGATCCTGCTGTTGTAAAGGGGGGTGTTTCTGAGGCTCGGCCGTTCCATGAGCCCTCCGATCCAGCATCGCCCCGCCTGCACCGGGCGTCGTACCTTTTGCCTTCCGGCTCCAACCCCTCCTTTATACCAACGCACCGCCCCGGGTAGTTTCAGGCTATGCCGTGCTCCCGAAGCGTCTTTTCCAGATCCTCCCTCGTCAGAGGCTTGTTGAGATAGGCGAGCACGTTCAAATCGCTGCAGAGCTTCAGGTCGCTGTCCTCTATGGAGGAGGTGATGACGATCACCGGCACGTTCTTCAACCTCTCCTGCGAGCGCATCATCTTCAGAAGAGCTATGCCGTCGATCTTCGGCATCTTCAGGTCCAGGAGGACGAACTTCGGCAGGGCACTGCTGTCCCGCCCCTCGAAACGCCCGGTGCCGAGGAGATAGTCGAACGCCTCGGCTCCGTCGCGGGCGACGACGACGTTTTGGTAGTTCGACTTCCCGAGGAGGCGCAGCGTCAGGATCTCATCGAACCGGTTGTCCTCCACGAGGAGCACCGCGGCATCACTCATGACTCCCTCCCGCTCCCCTTCACCCGACCGAGTCCTTTCTCCCGGAAGCGGCATCGGCGCTCCCGCCCCCCGGGAGCTTTCCGGCACCGAGGGTGAAGAAGAAGGTGGCACCCGCGCCGGGGTTCCCCTCCGCCCAGAGCTTCCCGCCGTGGGAGTGGATGATCCGCTGCACCGTCGCAAGCCCGATCCCCTCCCCCGGGAACTCACCCTCCGTGTGCAGGCGATGAAACGGCTTGAAGAGCTGCCCGGCGTACTTCATGTCGAACCCGGCACCGTTGTCCCGCACGTAGAAAACCTGCTCCCCTTCGAGGTGAGCGACGCCGAACTCGATCGTCGCCCCTTCCGTGTGCGCGGTGAACTTGCAGGCATTGCCCAGCAGGTTTACCAGTGCCTGTCGCAGGAGGGTCGGGTCCCCCAGGGCGCGCACCCCTTCGGCGACAGTGAACGTCACGCTGCGCTCCCCCAATTCCCTTTGCAGCTCCTCCACCACCGAAAGGACGAGGGCACTCAAGTCCACCTCCCCGATCTCCGGCTTCGTCTTCGTGACCCTGCTCAGCCTGAGAAGCGCATCGACGATCCTCTTTACATCCTGCGTCATGCGCGCGATGCTCGAGACGTAGAAGGCGCCGTCCGGGTCGAGCTTTTCGGCATAATCCTCTTCAAGGGCGGTGCAAAGCCCCTCCAGCCGGTTCAGAGGCGCCCGCAGATCGTGAGAGACCGCGTAGGAGAACCCCTCCAGCTCCTGTATGGAGGCCTCCAGGTGCGCGGTGCGCTCCGCCACCTTCTGCTCCAGTTCCCGGTTCAGGGTGCGGATCTCCTCCTCGAGCCTCTTTCTCTCCGTGATCTCCTTTACGAGAACGAGGAGGCACTGCTCCGTGTCGATCTCCACAAGCTCCGCCGAGAGGAGCCCCACCAGCGGCTCTCCCGAAGGGGTCGTAATGGTGATCTCCCGATCGCGCACCGGCCCCTGCTCCACAAGCTGGCGCACCACCGCCCCCCGCTCCTCCGGGGCGCCCCAGAGGCACCCCTCCAGGGTCGTCCCCCCCACCACCTCTTCGTGACGCAAGGCGCACACCTCCAGAAATGCCTGGTTCACGTCTATGCAGCGCCCCTCCCAGAGGGTGGTCAAGGCCATCAGCGCCGGGGCGGCATGGAAGACCTTGGCGAACTTCTGTTCAGACTTTCGAAGCGCCTCATCCTTCTTGAGCACCTGCCGCTTCAGGGAGACGATATCGATCCCCTCGTTTATGACGGCAAAGAGCCTGTCGTACTTCACCGGCTTCATGATGTAGTGGCTGATCCCGATCTCCAGCGCCCGCAGGAGGTAATCGGCATCGTTGTAGGCGGTCATCGCTATGACTATCGTCTCCGGGTTCAGCTTCTTTATCTCCGCCGCCATGGCGATCCCGTCCATAAGGGGCATCCGTATGTCGGTGATCACCAGCTCCGGGCGCTCCTGCCGGAAGAGCTCCAGCCCGGCCTCCCCGTGCTCTGCCGTCAGAAGACGCACGTCGGGGTATGTGGAGCCGATAAGGCGCCCCACCATCTCCCGTGCTTCGGTCTCGTCCTCCACGTACAGGAGGGCAATGTCGCGTTTTTCGTGCGTCGGCTCCATCTCGTCCCCTTAAACCGCACTACCCTTATCTATCAGTATGCCAGCCCTCTTCCCTACTTTCC
The DNA window shown above is from Geomonas sp. RF6 and carries:
- the ccoS gene encoding cbb3-type cytochrome oxidase assembly protein CcoS translates to MDESLLLLMLLSLLLGSACWLVFLWAVKKGEFDDIERPKHRMLDDDE
- a CDS encoding sulfite exporter TauE/SafE family protein is translated as MTVIWLSLLAGLAGSFHCIGMCGGIVAALSLRGEDSSLRHTLHRQICYHSGRVTTYTVLGAAAGWIGGSLNASVLNSASSWLFIAANLCVIAAGLGTALKLDRLNLSALEGAGGRLLARPLRRVMTSTSPLAAFPLGAILGFLPCGLVYAPLPAAAAAGTPLMGAAIMGALGLGTTPALLLCGGASFAASGAVRGAMARCAGVAVALMGSAALWRVLSRACPHCGL
- a CDS encoding ABC transporter ATP-binding protein — protein: MALIEVHDVKKEYLSGADTVQALNGINVAIESGEFVTIMGQSGSGKSTLLSVLGGMNHPSSGKVEIAGVKLYDLPGEKLADFRATKLGFVFQSFHLIPYLTALENVMLPLVIAEMKPAEKKAAAKAALERVGLGKKTDRLPSQLSGGEQERVAIARSVVNSPHILFADEPTGNLDSKTSDEMMALFRELNDSGQTVVMVTHNPDNCRYSDRTIYLKDGVVVAGL
- a CDS encoding ABC transporter permease, with product MKLHNISVNNLKRRKGKMAFLTIGLMVGIATIVTLVTLTRSMSGDIERKMEEFGANILLTPQSSGLSMSYGGISLGAVTFDQKEIREEDLAQIATIKNSKNISAIAPKVLGSVRVGTHDAMLVGVLFEKELRLKQWWKVFGESPKGAHDLLLGSDAAKVFNVMPGDTLEIKGQSFKVAGVLDQTGSQDDALVFAQLGKAQELLGKKGKITLVEVAALCSGCPISDMVNQIAEKLPEVKVSAIQQVVEGRLRALDQFKRFSYAMAGVVVLIGSLIVFVTMMGSVNERTVEIGVFRAIGFRKSHIMRIILLEAALISLLAGVLGYGAGMAGAKLALPFMAESKGALLVWDTTVAYGAVGLSLLLGMLASLYPALHASNMDPTEALRAL
- a CDS encoding DUF2318 domain-containing protein; the protein is MKRTSNNLKWGGLTVGLLLVCATAFAFTLPGLGKHEKVQPVRGEVIIPVAKVSDGKAHFYSWSEKGKDLKFFIVKGTDGVLHTAFDACDVCFHEKKGYVQDGTAMTCKNCNKKFEITRIGAESGGGCNPSPLPARVDAKNVTVKVTDLRTGERFF
- a CDS encoding HD-GYP domain-containing protein — its product is MTLLTEKGERKRMALLLLLTGVTALMHFMLPTEPLYYHEMHIVLRKLFYLPPLIAAAWFGVRGAISFAFLVSAIFCVHSALNWPGSLMEQATLIGELASFWVVGLVPAWLLERQRLLLGEVANANEETLLSLVSALDLREHSTRMHSQRVREYTQLLTGTFDLPEKEVRDIGFGALLHDVGKIAVPDHVLLKREGLSGEEWAVMRRHPEVGYGIVKRITFLREAAELVYAHHECWDGSGYPRGLRGDAIPLGARLFMVADVYDAVTSDRPYHSAVTHREASRLIREKSGSHFDPAAVEAFLNVGEKEFEAVRQRYRDEVA
- a CDS encoding GAF domain-containing sensor histidine kinase — protein: MERPSLRNTPLYNSRIMNSYLQVIKRKYSYVDLKELLSYAGIKEYEVADQSHWFTQNQVDRFHEKLVQLTGNPHIAREAGRFAASPVALGAMRHYILGLIDAASTFKMINSASANITRSSRYESRKISSNKVEVVVTPVAPGLERPFQCENRIGFFEAIVLIFNRKIPDVLRLPQDIHLPQVQHPECMFRGDPVCRYVVTWEKTFFGYLRKFRDYAFIVLLLANLITVLFGTWVLLREVLLASFCLALIIAIFTERSEKKALRASVNSTRESIDELLTQIDLNYNNALLLNEIGRGLGSYSSTREVLSGVIEAMARRLDYDRGMILLSDRGRERLQVQGSFGYSAAQLHRISRLPFRVDRPRALTILARTFREQRPFLVNSLENGDEGISRRSFALQRGLGASSFICAPIIIEEESVGVLAVDNVKRKKPLMESDISLIMGIASVIGISIRNTELMADLKKGKEELEMRVAQRTEELLRSQKELSLQNQELQEAYRAVAVETEGRIEALERLREQERMLILQSRQAALGEMLSNIAHQWRQPLNVLGLMVQELPVMYDIGTFTSEYLDETVAKAMEVITYMSRTIDDFRNLVRPDKEKIPFHVREVLERTLSLVRESFAALEIELQVDLRGDPVITGYQNEFSQVLFNLLFNARDALLERNAGREKRVTVAVETEESSAVVRVSDNAGGIPEEILEKIFDPYFTTKGPDKGTGIGLYMAKNIIEKNLKGKVTARNVGEGAEFTIQVKVAGSATIDAEGP
- a CDS encoding response regulator; amino-acid sequence: MSDAAVLLVEDNRFDEILTLRLLGKSNYQNVVVARDGAEAFDYLLGTGRFEGRDSSALPKFVLLDLKMPKIDGIALLKMMRSQERLKNVPVIVITSSIEDSDLKLCSDLNVLAYLNKPLTREDLEKTLREHGIA
- a CDS encoding sensor histidine kinase produces the protein MEPTHEKRDIALLYVEDETEAREMVGRLIGSTYPDVRLLTAEHGEAGLELFRQERPELVITDIRMPLMDGIAMAAEIKKLNPETIVIAMTAYNDADYLLRALEIGISHYIMKPVKYDRLFAVINEGIDIVSLKRQVLKKDEALRKSEQKFAKVFHAAPALMALTTLWEGRCIDVNQAFLEVCALRHEEVVGGTTLEGCLWGAPEERGAVVRQLVEQGPVRDREITITTPSGEPLVGLLSAELVEIDTEQCLLVLVKEITERKRLEEEIRTLNRELEQKVAERTAHLEASIQELEGFSYAVSHDLRAPLNRLEGLCTALEEDYAEKLDPDGAFYVSSIARMTQDVKRIVDALLRLSRVTKTKPEIGEVDLSALVLSVVEELQRELGERSVTFTVAEGVRALGDPTLLRQALVNLLGNACKFTAHTEGATIEFGVAHLEGEQVFYVRDNGAGFDMKYAGQLFKPFHRLHTEGEFPGEGIGLATVQRIIHSHGGKLWAEGNPGAGATFFFTLGAGKLPGGGSADAASGRKDSVG